The Cyanobacteria bacterium GSL.Bin1 genome segment TTCAATTTCAATATGGTCATCAACGGCTAATAGCTTGAGGACACGCATCCGATAGGGATTATTTAACATATAGTCGTAGGCTTGTTCGACAAACAAACTAATCCCAGATAGCAAGTCCACCGGTAAAGGGCGCATACAGACCCGAATATGCGCAAAAAAAGGAGGATTAGTAAAGGCTTGTTCTTGATTACTAAAATCGGCAGCCATCCAGCGACCGAGAGTGACAATATCAGTAGCGTGAGACATATCGATATATCGTTTTCTAAAACTTTTACTAATTGTCTATTATTCAGCTGACCTTGTCTATTGTCGAAGGGAGTTCCTTCAAACTCTGTATAATTCTAGTATTTTTTTGATCAATCAGAGATTTTACTGAGTGTGCATTGAGCAGGGTTGAAGTTACACTCAAAGCAGAGGGTAAAAATATGTTAAGAGAAAGGGGGTGTGCGATGAAACAACAACCAACCGCGATTGTGGAACTCTCAAAAAACATTTCCGTGCGCACCACAATGCCGGAAAGTAATTACCCTGCCTTACGTTCTGGGTTTGAAGGCTATCCACCTAACCCCCGTTGGACTGTCAGTAAGTATCGTGCCTGGAAAACGGGACAGCAATGGCGTAACGCGCTCCAGCGGGGAGAGATGGTTATCCAGCGCGATCAACTCCTTGTCACTGCCAAGAAGCAACCGCGAATGGGACGTCAAACGGTCTAGACCAATCCGGTCTCAATTCGGTACAATTGTAAGATGTGACTATTAACTGAACTACGGAGAAAATGGTAAAACTGCGTCTAAAACGGTTAGGTAAAAAAAGAGAAGCTAGTTATCGGATTGTTGCGATGAACAATAGTAGCCGTCGCGATGGTCGTCCCTTAGAAGAATTAGGATTTTATAATCCCAGAACGGGTGAAACCCGTCTCAATGTCCCTGCCATTGTGAAACGATTGCAACAAGGTGCGAAACCGACCGAAACCGTCGATCATATTTTGAAAAAAGCGCAAGTGTATCAACAAGTGAATGCCTAATTATGTCAATTCCTCATCCCCTGCATCGCACCAGCCCCAATATGCTGAATTAGTCCGATTTTTGTTAACTCCCCTGCTCGATGTCCCGGAAAGTTTACGAATTGATTGTGAATGGACAAATAGCAATCAACGAGTTTGGATTCGTTTGGCGTTAGAAAAAAATGATCAGGGAAAGTTATTTGGGCGAGGCGGACGAAATCTGAGTGCGATCCGTACGGTGTTGAGAGCTGCTGCGACAGCAGCACAACAATCGGTTTATCTGGATATTTATGGGGAGAAAGAAACGACAACCGAAGTTGGGAAGATGGGTAAACCCACTTCGCGTTCGGAACGACCGCAGAAAGCATTGGGAAAAGAAGGGAAGCGAAAACCCCAAAAACGGTCTAAACCGAGCTCCAATCGTTCTTCTGACCAACAATCAGAACAGGCTCCTTCTGCGTAAGGAGGCATCTTCTCTGACCCATTAACGCCAAAATACTCATAATCAATTCAGATGACAGAGGCGGTCAAAACCATCGAATTACCCAGTAGCGAGAGCGCGATCGCACTCGCCGGACCCCAAGAAGCTAATCTCAAAACCCTTTCCCGACAAACTGGGGCAAAATTAGTGATGCGAGGGCAAGAGCTCTTAATTACTGGTCAAGAAAAGCCAGTGGAACGCTGTCTAGCGGTTGTGCGCTCGCTCAAACCCTACTGGGAAGAAGGAAAAGCGATCTCCAAAGCGGAGATCATGACCGCCTTTCAAGCTCAAGACACGGGACGCTTAGAAGACTATCAAGATCTGCAAAAAAATGTTCTGGCGCGCACCCGTAAAGGTGAACAAATTCGTGCTAAAACGTTTCGACAACGACAATATATTAAAGCCATTCAATCTCACGATATTACCTTTTGCACCGGTCCAGCAGGAACCGGTAAAACCTTTCTCGCTGCAATTTTGGCCGTGCAATGTTTATTAAAAGGAGACTACGAGCGTCTCATTTTAACTCGCCCCGCCGTAGAAGCGGGAGAAAAATTAGGCTTTCTTCCCGGTGATTTACAAGAAAAGGTCAATCCTTTCCTGCGCCCTCTCTACGATGCACTGTATGAACTCATTGACCCGGAAAAAATCCCAGATTTAATGGCAAAAGGAACGATAGAAATTGCCCCGCTTGCCTATATGCGCGGGCGGACTCTCAATAATGCCTTTGTGATTGTTGATGAAGCCCAAAATACAACCCCAGCGCAAATGAAAATGGTCCTCACTCGCTTGGGTTTTTCCTCTCGCATGGTGGTTACAGGAGATATCACACAAACTGATTTACCTTATCATCAAGAGTCGGGGCTCGTCACCGCTTTAAAAATTTTGAAATCTGTTGAAGGGATTGCTGTTTGTGAATTTTCCCAAGGGGATGTTGTCCGTCATCCTCTGGTTCAGAGAATCGTTGCCGCTTACGAACAACATGAAATGTGATGTTGTTAGATGCTTTAGCCTTTCTCATTCTTTTATTCTAAAAAGCTTGAATCGCGAAGTCCCTTAACAGTTCTCGCTATATGTAGCCCAGACTAACATCAAATTCCTCAACTGTGATTAGCGCGATCGCGAAGATCTAGAAAATAGTAGCACTTGGGTGCGAAATTTGCGAAAAAATGATTGGTCAGAAGCTCGTGACTAATTCAACTCTAATTGATACTGACATCTGGGTGAAGAACCAAGAATCCCCGCCCTTCTAGGGCAGTGGAGCGTCAACAACCAATTTCTGATTAAGCAGTTGAATTACTGCGTATGTATCGCCTCAGTCACGGCTTACTGATTTCTGATAGCTTGATTGCAACGACAGCAATAATATGCGATTGCCCTTTGATCACTAAGAACCAACGAGACTACCGATTCATTCCAAATCTCAATCTCTTGCCTTATCCATAATTAAGCATAACAATTCCTTGGAATAAACGATGCCTAAGTTAAGTGAGCCCGCGATCGCGCAAGGTAAATGCTAACGCAAGGGGCGATCAATCATGAGTATTGTAGAGAAGCAGCGATTGGACTCCCTCCATGCTTCACAAACGCGCGAGCTTTAGGAAATTTCCTAGTTGCTAAGATAAATCAACAACTTGAAACTTGGCGCGATCATACGTCCTAAAAGAGCAAGATAACTGCTATCATTCCTGGTGCGTATTATATTGGGAGGGGTCTATGGCAATTATTGCGCTACGAGCTTGGTATTTAGAGGAATATGAGCCGATTCAGGAGTTGATGCAACGTCCTCACAATTTACGGTTAAGTAAAAGTAGTCTCTTAAAGTCTGGACTGAGAGCAGATTTTTTGGATGAACGAGAAACAGTGGTAGCAGCAGAGTGGTTTCAACGTTATTTAGCAGGGGAAACGGTTGAGTTCTACATTGAAGGGAGTGGCGGGTATTATATTGCTAATATTGATGTTATTTCTCAAGAGATTTACTTTATTAAACAGGAGATTAGTGCCTTACTCGATCCTGTTATTTATTTTTCCTATCAGCAAGAATATACGGCAGCGTATGAAGCATTACAGAAAGTTCTAGAAGAGACAATTGAAACGTTTAATCGTAAAACTCGCGTTCCGCTTCGTTTGGAATATTCGCTTCGTCCACAAGACGATCCTTTGCGCCTCAGTAAGAATCAATTAAGGAAAATTCGTAAGAGTTTAGTGTTTATTGCCGATGGCACACCTGTGGCACAAATTCCGAAAGAAAAGACGACAGTGTTACTACCAAGTCCTACTGTTAGCGTTGAATTAGGGTATGCGTTGCAGTGTAAGCGAAGAGAGCATATTTTGTTGACTCAAATGGAACACTGGCAGGGAGAGTATCCCTTTGATCTGCCTCATCCGCAACAACTGTTATTTAAGAGTAGCACTGATTTGAAAGTCACTCTCCCTGAGCTGTTGGAAGTTATGCTACAACGGTTTCATTTACTGGTTTAAAAAGTTCCTAGTTAAGGAGTTCTTAATTGAGTGATGGCTTCCTCAAGCGGAATAATCTCTGTTTTTGGGTAGTAAAAGGAGAGAATTTCCTGAGCTGACCAGCCCTGTTGGGCAAGAGAGTGGGCACCAATTTGACTCAAGCCCACACCATGACCAAAGCCACCGCCAACAAACTCATAACCTTGTAGTTTGTTATCGCTGTTGCGGACTGGATTGAGATAAAAAAGAGTGCTACGTGGCGGTTCAAAAGCACTACGGACTTCTGTTTTTTCAAGGGTAATCGTTCCTTGATCAGTGTCAACCTTCATTGCCAAGATTCGCCCAGAGCGCGATCGCGCTGTTATCGCCATCTTCTCAATCGCTGTCATTTTCTCGGCTAGGGGATGATTCAGGCGAGTTAAATACTTCTGTAAATCTTCTGTTAACTCTTCAAGACTACTTTCTCGTTCCCAGCGAAAGGCGCGACTCCCGGTCTCATTAAACCCTTGTTGCTGATTAATAAAGGCCCGAAAATTGCTTTCATCACTCAGAGGACGTTTATCTAAATTCCACACAGACTGCGCTGAATCGACAACCGACCGTAAATAAGGACGTTGCCGACCATCCCAAATATCACTAAAAAATGCCGTGACACCGCCAGTGGTGGAAGAATATAGGGCATCAACCAGTTGACCTTCATAAGTGAGAACCTGTTGTGCGGTTTCTTGAATGGCGCGATCGCTGCGTTCGTTAGTATCACTCAGCCCCCAATACACCTGACAATGAGTGTTGGCGCAAATTTGATAATCATCGGCTTGAAAGCGATGCAGATTTCGCAACGCATAGGTACGAGCAATAATTGCTTGCGCTTTTACGGCTTCTAAGGGTGCTTTCGGTCCAATTTCATGGGGAACCACCCCCCGTAAGTAAGACTCAACCGGCACGATGTTCACCAGCGTATAGTTCCCGTAAGAATTAGGCTGGAGACGCAAATGCCCCGGATAAAGACGACGAGGAACTTCACTGGCATCAACAGACACTTGTTCGGTCTGATGATGAATCTCTAATGTTTCTGGGCGATATCGTTTTTCATCGATCACAAAAGAAACTTCAACTACTTCCTCCAATACTTCTGTTTCTAAATACGGAGTTTGGTAACCTTCCCTTTGCAAGTTTTCTAATAAAAGGCGCCGCAACAAAAGCGAGTGATAAACCTCCGGTTTCGCCCAAACTTGCCAGCGCCCTGGCTGTGTTACCTCTACAATTAATCCCCGTTTTTCCCAAGTCTTGGCACTGCTTTCTGCCGTCTCGAAGGTTGCATGATCACTTAAAATTAGACGTTCCCTGACTTTCGGCTTAACCAAAGGCACAGCTTTGATTTCTAAAGTTAACCGATCTGTCTTTAAGGTTTGAGTCGTTCCCTCTTTTTCTACAGTTACTGTTAAGGGAGTTGAGTCCGGACTGGTAATCGTTATTTCATCGCTCAGTTCTTCTCCAAATCGCTGCACGATTCCCACTTCAATGGGAAAAGCTTCGCTTCTGGCAGGTAGGGGCATCAATAGGCTAAAGGCACTGAGTAATCCAATCAACGATACTCCTAAACCTTTTCCTAAGTTAGACCCCGGAATGGCCGCTGCCATTGAATGTTGTTTTTTTTTGACGGTTAGTCGATGCAAGCGATTATTTTGATTGATCATTACTGCGTGAAACTACTACTAGTGACCTGACGACTCATCATGTTTTCTCCTTTTAGCATACGTTTCGCTGCATCCAATAACACCTCTTCTAAATAAGGCTTAGTGAAGTATCCTTTTGCCCCGAGACGATATGCCATTTGTCGATGACGTTCCGCCCCGCGTGAAGTCAACATTCCCACTGGTAAGTCGGCAAATCGTTCTTCTTGTTTGACGCGAGATAATAACTCTAAGCCATCCATTTTCGGCATTTCAATATCACAGAACATCATATCGCAAACTAAGCCCGCTCGCAGTTTATCCCAAGCTTCTTTGCCATCACGGGCTTGTTCAACGCGATAACCGGCTTTGGCAAATGTCATTGAGAGTAACTCCCGCACGGTAATGGAATCATCAACAATGAGCACCATCGGTTCTGCCTCGCCTGCTTGTTGTGCCATTGCTTGTTCTTGCTGCGCCAGCATTGAGTTCATTACATCTTTACGAACCCGTCCATAGAATAAATCAATCAATTCTAAAACATCCGCGATCGCCATGACACTGCCATCAGAAATCACGGTTACCCCAGCCATTCCAATGGGTTTAGGAATGGGACCAGCCAGTTGTTTAATTACAATTTCTTGTTGTCCCAGCACTTGATCCACCTGAACCGCCACTAAATTCCCTGTACTACGGAGTACGACAATGGAAATTTCATCATCTTCTGATTGAGCGGCAAAAAGATTACTGCGGGTCAGCGTGCGATTATAGGAAAGAAGTTCTGACAGAGGTTTAAACGGGAGTAGCGTTGAGCTCTTTTGCCAGCGAATAAACCGTTCTCCGTCTTTATTGACTTTGATATTGTCTTGGGTGGTTTCAAATTGATCTTCCACCCCATCCATCGGAAAAGCAAGATTAGATTGATTGAGTTTACAACAAAGTGCTGTTGTGATGCTAAGCGTTAAAGGTAAGGCAATGGTAAAGGTGGTTCCTTTACCAGGAGAAGAGTCAATGTTGATACTGCCGCGAAGTTTGCTTAAAGAGGAACGAACAACATCCATCCCAACACCGCGTCCAGCAAAGTCATCGGCTTGCTCCTTGGTGCTAAACCCAGGGCTAAAGATAAAGTCAAAAATATCAATATCAGGAAGAGCACTGGCGTCCGCTTTAGAAATCAAGCCTTTCTCTACTGCTTTGCGTCGAATCCCAAGGGGATCAAGCCCCGCACCATCGTCAGAAATTGCAATGATCGTCTGATTGCCTTGGTGCCGGGCTTCTACTTTAATTGTTCCAGTGACTGGTTTACCAAATCGCTGCCGTTCTTCTGGCGACTCAATTCCATGAGTAATGGCATTGTTAACCAAGTGAGTCAATGGGTCATAGAGTTGCTCGAGAATCATCTTATCGACTAACGTCTCTTTCCCCTGCACTTCCAATTGCGCTTTCTTCTCTAATTTTATGGAGATATCCCGTACTGCTCGCGGTAAGCGATCAGCGACTTGGGAAAAGGGAACCATGCGGGCTTCTGTAAACCCTTCTTGGAGTTGACCGGTCACTTGACGGAAAATTCGGGCTTCTTGTTCAACTTTGTCAACTAAAAATTCAATATCCGACCCCGACTCTCGCACGCGCACAATCAACTCAATGATCTGTTGGGAAAGTGAATGGAAGCCGCTAAAACGGTCCATTTCTAGAGGATCATACTCCTCATTATAGGTTATCTGAGAATCGCTACTGTGCTCACTATTTTTCCGGCTTGCTCCCATTTGGCCGTTGCTATAGGATTTACTCAGCCGTAAAGAATTCTCTAACAAAGACCGCTCATAAAGGTCTTGTATCTGTACGCCCAAATCGTTTAGATCTTGTAGCCGTTCTAATAAGTTATCTAAAAACTGTTGTAATCGCTCTTGGTCTTGTTCCAAACTATTACGATTAATCACTAACTCCCCAATTAAGTTATTGAGGTTATCCATTAAGCGTACTGGAACCTTGAGTGTTTGTTCAAATATACTGACTCCTCCCTGTGCTGCTGGCGCTGCAACTGGAGGCTGCTGTGTTGCTGGGGCAGGGGGTGTAATCTCAGTGGTACTTGCTTCTGTGGCGATTTGTTCCGGTACTTGTTCAATATAAGCTTCTAAGGCAACGCGATCAAAGTCTGCTTGATTCTGTAGTTGAGCAGGGGCATTAATCAAGTGCTCTAGATCTTCTATCTCTTCGTAATAATCGAGAGCAAAACTTAGCTGTTCTCCTACCGATTCTTGGATGTAAGTTGAGGAAAAAGTTTTGTATTCATCGTATGTTGTTTGAAAAGCGAGGCTATCTTCTACCCCCTGAATAAATGTTTTCTCTTTTTCATTAGCAAAAATTGATTCAAGGTCTTCTAGGGGTTCAAAGATTTGTTGTGACCAAGAGAAATCTTCTGTAGAAGACTCTTCATCTGGATAGAGATCATCGAGTTTGGAGAGGGCTTCTTCTTCTTCTTCTTCCTTGCTAGGTTCTTGCTGTTCACTCGCATCTAAAGCTTGGAACAGTTCATTCCATTCTTCATCGGCACTGCTATCTTTGTGATCATCTAAGTTCAGGTTTTCCCTTGCAGTCTCTATATTCCAGGACTCACTTTGCTGGCTAGAGACACTTTCTTGTTCTAAGTCTATTTCTGCTACCAAGCGTTCATCATCATGATCTTCTTCGGCAAATAATTCCTCGAAAAAGGCCTCTTCATCATCAGTTTCTTGGCTATTTTCTGGGAGCCATTGTTCTAGATCTAATTCAGCATCTTCATCTTCTAAAATGATTTCTTGCTCATGCCATGATTGTGAATTTTCTTCCCCAATTGCTGATTCTTCAATCCATAATTCAAGATCTTCGTCAGAAGCATCAACTTTCTCAGGAACATTAAGATTCATTTCTTCTTTATTCCATAAGTCAGTTTCTAGATCGAGACTCTCTAAGAAATTTAAATTTTCATTAGAAGTACTTGCTTCAGAAATACCAGATAGATCAGTAATTGTTGTTTTCTCATCTAATTCTTCTGAGTCTAGTGCATTGGAATCCTCTTGCTCACTATCGAGATCATCATCGTAGTTTCGTGTATCCCACGGTGAGGACAACTGTAAAGACATTGCTTTTAAGCGTTGACTCGGTTGAATGGTATAGGCTTGACCTTGCTCAAGCAAGTTTTGAGCGTCTCGAATGTCGGCGATCGCGCACTCTGCTGCAGTTTTGACGGAGTTTTCGGTTGCCGCGATCGCGCTTTGAGCGATTTTAAGCAGTTTAACCCAAGTCGGTAAGTTGGCTTGTACCCCAATTTGCTCTAGCACCTGGCAATGTTCGGTTAATACGCTGCGGTAGTGAGACGGATTTTCTTGCTCAAGGATCTCTTCCATTGCGTTTAACTCAGCCTCAACTTGCTGCTGAAAAAAGTCACTGTCTAGACTCAATTCATTCACCGTTGCTTCTTCATGCAAAATCCGAGACTGCAGGTAGTTTTTAGCCTCGTTTAACTGGGGCTGCAGTCCTTTGAACACTTCTCGTTCGACACCCTCTGTATATTCAGTGGGTTCTTCCGAGATAGCGTGCATTTCAACCAAGCCTTGAAACGTATCAAAAACTTGCCACAATAACTCTTCCAAACGTTTATCGCTAACCACAGAGGCCGTTCTCATCACTCCAAAACAGTCTTCAAAAAACTGAGCAATTTCTTGCATCGTCTGCATTTCATGAAGAACCGCCCCTCTATTTAGAGACTCAGCAGCATCATGAAGACGTTTTAGCGTTTCTGGTTGTCTGACGACACCTGATAAGTTTAGTAGCCCACGCTCAATGGTTTCCAGATGAGTTTTTGCATCTAGTAGATATTGTTTCCGGTCCGGGGTTTGGGGTTGGTTTGGCTGCATAGTCACGTCCGTCTCTTCCTTGCTTCGCGTTTTAAATGGACAGCGATTAATTTCTTGCCTTGATTATAATCACTCTAATAAAGTTATGAAAGTTCTGTAATATTACTGAGTTGAAAAACTCTTTGCCAGCTACTTTAACCAATATTTTAGCGCTGATAGAGGGGTTGAGTCTTTGTTTTTAATTTTCCTGAAAGTAGCCAAATTCAGCAACTTGTCGAGCTGAATCCCGCCATTTCGCTTGTACCCGAACAAACAATTCTAAATACACTTTCCCGGCAATCATCTTTTGCATTTCGGCGCGGGCGGCTGTCCCAATTCGTTTGAGCATTGTTCCTTTCTTTCCAATTAAAATTCCTTTCTGTGAAGGACGCTCAACATTGATTGTTGCGCGAATGGTGGTGAGATTCTTTTCTTCAATAATCTGATCAATAACAATCGCAACCGAATGCGGAATTTCTTGCCGAGTTTCCTGTAAAATTTGCTCTCGAATTAACTCTGCCATCACTAACCGTTCCGGTTGATCACTCACTAATTCCGGTGGATAGTAGTAGGGACCAACATCTAATTTTTGTCTGAGTTGGACTTGTAACTCTTCTAACCCCAATCCTGTCAAAGCTGAAAATTCTACAGCATCCCATTTTCGTTCTTGTAAAAGAGTCTCATAGGTGGCGCGATTTTTGGCTCTTTGTTCGCCATCCACTAAATCAGTTTTATTCAAGCCAATCATCACAGGAACTTGAGTTTTTCTTAGTAATTCAGCAATGTAGCGATCGCCGCCCCCAGCTGGCGTTGAAGCATCAACGACAAATAAAATTAAATCCACCGCATCAATCGTACTCTGAGCATTCTTCACAATCACTTTGCCCAATTCATGATGCGGCTTATGAATGCCGGGCGTATCCACAAAAATCATCTGTGCTGTTTCTGTAGTCAGAATTCCTCGCAAACGATTACGAGTGGTTTGCGCCACTGGGGAGGTAATCGCGACTTTTTCCCCAACTAACTCATTCATCAGTGTCGATTTTCCCACATTGGGTCGCCCAATCAGACCAATAAACCCTGACTTAAAATCTGGCGGTGCAACCGGAATTTGTCCAAAGCCATCAAGCATTTCATTCTTCTCTCTCTAGTATGGTTAAAACGTATTCTCCTTCATTTACACCTTGATTGGTTCCAAGATCAAAAACGAAACCTGCTTTTTCTGCGGTTATGGTTATCTTTTGTAAGGCTTCTCCTTGCTTATTCAACTCTAAAATTTGATAAATGATATCTCCTTTTTTAACAACTGTTTTTAAATCAGCACAGCTTTGAATGATCCCTCCTGTCGGAGCATAATATTTTTTAATCTGTTCTTTTTGAACAAACGCTACTGTATGATTTGAAGTGGCGGTTCGGGGAAACTCCTCACTCTTCACAACCCCCTGATGCACCAAATAGTTTTTTATCCCTCTTACTCCTTTTTTAACTGACTCCGGTTGGACTGTCATCCCACTTCCTAACTCTAACGTCCAAGCAGCAACATCAAATTTAACGTCCCGTCCAAGTTCTCGAAATTTTTCTTCTAAAGTTAGCCAAGGCTTAAGAAACGCTTCATCAAACGTATATCCTGCTGGTTCATCAACCTGAATTCCAACATCTAACAAAAATGCTTGTGTTGCCTTTTCTTGACCCGGAAAAGTAAATAAATAATCAATGCCACGGTTACTGGAACTATGAATATCAATGACGTAATTGGCATCTAAACAAAGGGACTGTAACGTTTGCTGATACTTAACCCCATAGCGAACCCCGTAGGATTGACGATCCTGCTCAATTTGTTCTTGCAACCGAGCTTTAATTCGTTCTAAATAGCTGTTATAAATCGATTTGAGATCGGCTTCTAAGTAATTTTGGGCAAACCCATAAACCTCATCTTCTTCAGCAGAATAATCCCAAAAAATACGATTCCAGTCTTGACCATCGTAACTGTTATAACGTCCAGGATTAAAAAAATGCGCTCGCTGATTCATGCCAACAGGATTACAGCCCGGAACTAACCAAATCTCACCCAATAAATTTTCTGGATCAAGTTTGGTGAGCCAATGGTACAGTTCTGCAATGACAACGTTACCAATAATTTCTGCACCATGTAAATTGGCTTGAATATAAGTTTTTTGACCGGGTTTCCCCTGAAACTGATAAATCTGTAATGCTAGATGATCGCCTGAAGAAAGACGACGTAGATTAATGGTTTCAATATTCGGTTGCATTAGAATAAGAATTCAACAGTGAGTTGTGTTTTTTTATTAATTACTCGTTGTTAGCGAATCGATAATGTTGGGGCTAAATTGATCAATCATGATGATGAATCGTTCATTTTACATTGTTGATTATTAGTTGTCCATTCATCGACTGAGTTGCCAATGGGTAGGCAAAATAGTAATCTTAGTGTCAACATCAAAAACAGGTTTATTATATTTGCTAAACGTGGGAGGAAGAAACCACCGTGTCGAATACAACCGTTCGGCAAGATAACAACCAGAGCCAACCATCCTTGTGGCACAATACCCTGCAATTTACAAAAGGGGTTGGAAAAGCGGCGACAGGAACAGTGGTCTGTGTAAGTTTACTTGCTGGTGCAGTCATTACAGGCGGACTTGTGGGATTAGCGCTGAGTTTCCGTAATCTTCCAGATGTTCGCGTTTTAGAAGGTTATTCACCCACTGAAACCAGCTATATTTATGATGTTAAAGGTCGTCTTCTAACACGCTTACATGGAGAAGCCAACCGCGATGTAATTGGGCTAGAGGAAATGTCTCCAGAACTCAAACAAGCGGTCCTTGCCATTGAGGATAGTCATTTCTACCAGCATCAGGGGATTAATCCAACGAGTATTGGTCGAGCCTTGTTGGTCAATTGGCAAAGTGGAGAAGTCGTAGAAGGGGCTTCGACCATCACCATGCAACTGGTGAAAAATGTTTTCCTTTCTCCAGAAAGAACCTTGAGTCGAAAATTAGCAGAAGCAGTCTTGGCTTTGCGGGTTGAGCAAGTCTTTAGCAAAGATGAAATTTTAGAAATGTACCTCAATACGATTTATTGGGGGCATAACAATTATGGCGCAGAAACGGCTGCTCAAAGTTACTTCCAAAAATCAGCCTCTGAATTAAACTTAGCTGAAGCGACGATGATGGCAGGGTTAATTCAAGCCCCAGAGCAATATAGTCCTTTTGTGGATTATGCAGAAACAAAACGTCGTCAAGCAGTCGTTTTAAGCCGTATGGAAGAAATTGGTTGGATTCCGGCGCCCGTTGCTGATAGTACGATTAGGGAACCGCTATTAGTCGGAAAACCCACAGCTTGGCAAGAAAGTAAACTCCCAGCAGTGACAGAGGCAGTCACCGCTGAACTAAGAGAACGCTTTGGGGAAGAAGCGGTCACCGAAGGGGGATTACGAGTGCAAACGACCATCGATCTCTTTTTCCAACAAATGGCAGAAGAAACCATACAAGAAGCTCATCAACAATTACTGAATCGGGGGCTGAAGACGGCACAAATTGCGATTGTAGCGGTTGATCCGCGAACTCATTTTGTCAAAGCCATGGTAGGTAGTGTTGATTATGAAAATAGTCAATTTAACCGCGCTCTTCAATCTCGCCGTCAACCGGGATCTTCGTTCAAGCCGTTTGTCTACTACACCGCTTTTGCCAGTGGTCAATATACCCCGGATTCTACAATTAAAGATAGTCCGGTTCAATATCGGGATGGTTCCGGTTACTATCGTCCGAAAAACTATGGGGGAAGTTTTGCCGGAACAATGACGCTGCGAAGTTCTCTTATGCGATCGCAGAACGTACCAGCCGTAAAATTAGGTCAAGCAGTTGGGCTAGATAATGTGATTGATGTTGCCCGTAAACTGGGAATTGAGAGCCCTTTACAGCCGGTTATTTCTTTGCCCCTCGGATCAGTGGGCGTAAAACCATTGGAAATGGCAGGGGCTTATGCGACTTTCGCGAACAATGGTTGGCATTCAGATCCGACTTT includes the following:
- the rpsP gene encoding 30S ribosomal protein S16; this encodes MVKLRLKRLGKKREASYRIVAMNNSSRRDGRPLEELGFYNPRTGETRLNVPAIVKRLQQGAKPTETVDHILKKAQVYQQVNA
- a CDS encoding KH domain-containing protein, which translates into the protein MPNYVNSSSPASHQPQYAELVRFLLTPLLDVPESLRIDCEWTNSNQRVWIRLALEKNDQGKLFGRGGRNLSAIRTVLRAAATAAQQSVYLDIYGEKETTTEVGKMGKPTSRSERPQKALGKEGKRKPQKRSKPSSNRSSDQQSEQAPSA
- a CDS encoding AAA family ATPase, translated to MTEAVKTIELPSSESAIALAGPQEANLKTLSRQTGAKLVMRGQELLITGQEKPVERCLAVVRSLKPYWEEGKAISKAEIMTAFQAQDTGRLEDYQDLQKNVLARTRKGEQIRAKTFRQRQYIKAIQSHDITFCTGPAGTGKTFLAAILAVQCLLKGDYERLILTRPAVEAGEKLGFLPGDLQEKVNPFLRPLYDALYELIDPEKIPDLMAKGTIEIAPLAYMRGRTLNNAFVIVDEAQNTTPAQMKMVLTRLGFSSRMVVTGDITQTDLPYHQESGLVTALKILKSVEGIAVCEFSQGDVVRHPLVQRIVAAYEQHEM
- a CDS encoding SpoIID/LytB domain-containing protein, yielding MAAAIPGSNLGKGLGVSLIGLLSAFSLLMPLPARSEAFPIEVGIVQRFGEELSDEITITSPDSTPLTVTVEKEGTTQTLKTDRLTLEIKAVPLVKPKVRERLILSDHATFETAESSAKTWEKRGLIVEVTQPGRWQVWAKPEVYHSLLLRRLLLENLQREGYQTPYLETEVLEEVVEVSFVIDEKRYRPETLEIHHQTEQVSVDASEVPRRLYPGHLRLQPNSYGNYTLVNIVPVESYLRGVVPHEIGPKAPLEAVKAQAIIARTYALRNLHRFQADDYQICANTHCQVYWGLSDTNERSDRAIQETAQQVLTYEGQLVDALYSSTTGGVTAFFSDIWDGRQRPYLRSVVDSAQSVWNLDKRPLSDESNFRAFINQQQGFNETGSRAFRWERESSLEELTEDLQKYLTRLNHPLAEKMTAIEKMAITARSRSGRILAMKVDTDQGTITLEKTEVRSAFEPPRSTLFYLNPVRNSDNKLQGYEFVGGGFGHGVGLSQIGAHSLAQQGWSAQEILSFYYPKTEIIPLEEAITQLRTP
- a CDS encoding response regulator, encoding MNLNVPEKVDASDEDLELWIEESAIGEENSQSWHEQEIILEDEDAELDLEQWLPENSQETDDEEAFFEELFAEEDHDDERLVAEIDLEQESVSSQQSESWNIETARENLNLDDHKDSSADEEWNELFQALDASEQQEPSKEEEEEEALSKLDDLYPDEESSTEDFSWSQQIFEPLEDLESIFANEKEKTFIQGVEDSLAFQTTYDEYKTFSSTYIQESVGEQLSFALDYYEEIEDLEHLINAPAQLQNQADFDRVALEAYIEQVPEQIATEASTTEITPPAPATQQPPVAAPAAQGGVSIFEQTLKVPVRLMDNLNNLIGELVINRNSLEQDQERLQQFLDNLLERLQDLNDLGVQIQDLYERSLLENSLRLSKSYSNGQMGASRKNSEHSSDSQITYNEEYDPLEMDRFSGFHSLSQQIIELIVRVRESGSDIEFLVDKVEQEARIFRQVTGQLQEGFTEARMVPFSQVADRLPRAVRDISIKLEKKAQLEVQGKETLVDKMILEQLYDPLTHLVNNAITHGIESPEERQRFGKPVTGTIKVEARHQGNQTIIAISDDGAGLDPLGIRRKAVEKGLISKADASALPDIDIFDFIFSPGFSTKEQADDFAGRGVGMDVVRSSLSKLRGSINIDSSPGKGTTFTIALPLTLSITTALCCKLNQSNLAFPMDGVEDQFETTQDNIKVNKDGERFIRWQKSSTLLPFKPLSELLSYNRTLTRSNLFAAQSEDDEISIVVLRSTGNLVAVQVDQVLGQQEIVIKQLAGPIPKPIGMAGVTVISDGSVMAIADVLELIDLFYGRVRKDVMNSMLAQQEQAMAQQAGEAEPMVLIVDDSITVRELLSMTFAKAGYRVEQARDGKEAWDKLRAGLVCDMMFCDIEMPKMDGLELLSRVKQEERFADLPVGMLTSRGAERHRQMAYRLGAKGYFTKPYLEEVLLDAAKRMLKGENMMSRQVTSSSFTQ
- a CDS encoding GTPase Era, with translation MLDGFGQIPVAPPDFKSGFIGLIGRPNVGKSTLMNELVGEKVAITSPVAQTTRNRLRGILTTETAQMIFVDTPGIHKPHHELGKVIVKNAQSTIDAVDLILFVVDASTPAGGGDRYIAELLRKTQVPVMIGLNKTDLVDGEQRAKNRATYETLLQERKWDAVEFSALTGLGLEELQVQLRQKLDVGPYYYPPELVSDQPERLVMAELIREQILQETRQEIPHSVAIVIDQIIEEKNLTTIRATINVERPSQKGILIGKKGTMLKRIGTAARAEMQKMIAGKVYLELFVRVQAKWRDSARQVAEFGYFQEN